A genomic stretch from Mesomycoplasma neurolyticum includes:
- a CDS encoding bifunctional metallophosphatase/5'-nucleotidase, whose amino-acid sequence MKRKLKKSLLLLSATLPTMALVTTVVSCNNEYKEDSKELKQTRDLYFTTLDKYNENIEKFSKEYAEEFAKIDGLDKEIKKIEETNSSETDESKKNENTKKIKEKKGELSSKKEKLYSLLKTLNNVIKPLEKELDETLVKLRILEKDSRFKTIRIFHTNDEHGRLKTDFGKYNKYSGMQGVNNFVDDKTFDLLLSSGDLIQGLPLSDSDKGETITYIAKLMNYDSIAVGNHEFDYDLPQILKLNSSNSKKDENSLLNEEGTPFISANIYYKESAGEDKKDKRVFKPYKLKTLKNGLEVAIIGITTPDTVYTSHPDHSKDVVFKDPKTEAEKVIAEIKKDHPNVKLIIATVHLGVARNQIDWSSESLKDIKDLSLILDGHSHTKVPLEYDKSKITQTEAYTKYLGDISLIVDTKTKKIIKVQQHLRDINQVIYSKVSFIDKLIEKLEIEFNNKYDVLAFKLSKDLTHIGEFNIGETKYNLGRTQPSELGVIFSNALGYEFVNNVYQAQKDNEKFKTSPATLDNTIVLTNSGNIRTNLEKGDVKLSKMLEVNPFGNRIKAVKLKGSVILEVFKSSASRGTEGGFGQWSSNVSYKMTVSPETDKSKGANFKYTLDEDSIKINDKALDLNKNYYLVSNDFIFDGGDKYSVLDIRKEENKTKLDVVYEGGSLFEEVNKYIKMFAADNIEDTAKNKPFAQVIKDFNLDDIKKKQVVVFPETKK is encoded by the coding sequence ATGAAAAGAAAATTGAAAAAATCACTGTTATTATTATCAGCGACTTTGCCAACAATGGCTTTAGTTACTACTGTTGTTAGTTGCAACAATGAATACAAAGAAGATTCTAAAGAATTAAAACAAACAAGAGATTTATATTTTACAACTCTTGATAAGTATAATGAAAATATTGAGAAATTTTCTAAGGAATACGCTGAAGAATTTGCAAAAATTGATGGATTAGATAAAGAAATAAAAAAAATAGAAGAAACAAATAGTAGTGAAACTGATGAATCTAAAAAAAATGAAAACACTAAAAAAATTAAAGAAAAAAAAGGTGAACTTAGTTCTAAAAAAGAAAAACTTTATTCTTTACTTAAAACTTTAAATAACGTTATTAAACCACTTGAAAAAGAACTTGATGAAACATTGGTTAAATTAAGAATTTTAGAAAAAGATAGTAGATTTAAAACTATCAGAATTTTTCACACAAATGATGAACACGGAAGATTAAAAACTGATTTTGGAAAATATAATAAATATAGTGGTATGCAAGGTGTTAATAATTTTGTGGATGATAAAACATTCGACCTCTTGCTTTCAAGTGGTGATTTAATTCAAGGTCTACCACTTAGTGATTCAGATAAAGGCGAAACTATAACTTATATTGCAAAACTTATGAACTATGATAGTATTGCTGTTGGAAATCATGAATTTGACTATGATTTACCACAAATTTTAAAACTTAATTCATCAAATAGTAAAAAAGATGAAAATTCATTGTTAAATGAAGAAGGAACACCATTTATTTCAGCGAATATTTATTATAAAGAAAGCGCTGGAGAAGATAAAAAAGACAAAAGAGTATTTAAACCATACAAACTTAAAACTTTAAAAAATGGTTTAGAAGTTGCTATCATAGGTATAACAACACCAGATACCGTCTACACTTCTCACCCTGATCATTCAAAAGATGTTGTATTTAAAGATCCAAAAACTGAAGCTGAAAAAGTAATTGCTGAAATTAAAAAAGATCATCCAAATGTTAAACTTATTATTGCTACAGTTCATCTTGGAGTTGCTAGAAACCAAATTGATTGATCTTCTGAAAGCTTAAAAGATATTAAAGATTTATCATTAATTCTTGATGGACATAGCCACACTAAAGTACCATTAGAATATGATAAATCTAAAATCACTCAAACTGAAGCTTACACTAAATATTTAGGTGATATTTCTTTAATTGTTGACACAAAAACTAAAAAAATTATTAAAGTTCAACAACATTTAAGAGACATAAATCAAGTTATTTATTCAAAAGTAAGTTTTATTGATAAATTGATTGAAAAACTTGAAATAGAATTTAACAATAAATATGACGTTCTTGCTTTCAAACTTTCAAAAGATTTAACACATATTGGTGAATTTAATATTGGTGAAACAAAATACAATTTAGGAAGAACACAACCTTCTGAATTAGGTGTAATTTTTTCTAATGCTTTAGGTTATGAATTTGTAAACAATGTTTATCAAGCACAAAAAGATAATGAAAAATTCAAAACATCTCCTGCAACATTAGATAATACAATAGTTCTCACAAATTCAGGAAATATTAGAACAAACTTAGAAAAAGGTGATGTAAAATTATCAAAAATGTTAGAGGTTAATCCTTTCGGAAATAGAATTAAGGCAGTAAAATTAAAAGGTTCTGTAATTTTGGAAGTGTTTAAAAGTTCAGCATCAAGAGGAACAGAGGGTGGTTTTGGTCAATGATCCTCTAATGTTAGCTACAAAATGACTGTTAGTCCAGAAACCGATAAATCAAAAGGTGCTAATTTTAAATATACATTAGATGAAGATAGCATTAAAATTAATGACAAAGCTTTAGATTTAAACAAAAATTATTACTTAGTGTCTAATGATTTTATTTTTGATGGTGGAGATAAATACTCTGTTTTAGACATAAGAAAAGAAGAAAACAAAACTAAATTAGATGTTGTTTATGAAGGTGGTTCATTATTTGAGGAAGTTAACAAATATATTAAAATGTTTGCAGCCGATAATATTGAAGATACAGCAAAAAACAAACCTTTTGCTCAAGTAATAAAAGACTTTAATCTTGATGATATTAAGAAAAAACAAGTTGTTGTTTTTCCAGAAACTAAAAAATAA
- the gyrA gene encoding DNA gyrase subunit A, which produces MIFDDEKKEEEKKEDFFFDEEDEIKTVFKKEVKISDEDDSEEIPPQEKEEYKVQSQIINDEIQGIVPKDISNEMRTSFLEYAMSVIVSRALPDARDGLKPVHRRILYGMSELGITNSVAHKKSARIVGDVLGKYHPHGDSSVYDSMVRMAQDFSLRYPLIDGHGNFGSIDGDEAAAMRYTEARMSKIAMLMVEGIKKNTVDFTPNYDGSEVEPVILPAKFPNLLVSGVSGIAVGMATTIPPHNLTEVIDALIALAKNPKINILELTNYIKGPDFPTGATILGKSGILKAYETGRGSFYLRSKVKIEQLKNGKSKIIVYEIPYEVKKPMLIEKIAQLIKEKKLDGISDIRDETSREGIRVVIEIKKGFIPEVVLNNLYKQTSLQISYSLNMIALVKGEPKLLNLKQILEVYLEHQIDVFTRRLQFDLNKAEERIHILEGLKIAIENIDEVIKIIRGSKSDADAQEKLAKTFKLSAIQTKAIIDMRLSRLTGLAIEKLISEMNELYAKIKNLKEILGSKDKLIELIISELEEVKNNFGDARRTEINSYELGEIQDEDLIPSEEVVLTLTNNGYVKRINLDEYRIQNRGGVGSNTATTYQDDNLSSLLITNTHTDLLIFTSKAKVYKIRTHKVPEQSKQSKGMPFVNLINIEKDEKVVSMLSISEYKKNQSLITVTKKGIIKKTSLEHYTSINSKGKIALKLFENDELTKVFIADEEDEILVAASNNKVVRFDNSSLRSYSRNSAGVKAIVLAENEYVIGAATSSEGKYILALGDLGFGKMTAIEDYRKTSRNAKGVNTINAAKAGQLVYFAAVNGDEDILILTKKGIALRLNLKQINESSRNTKGVKVITLKNNDKIRSIAKISSENEIN; this is translated from the coding sequence ATGATTTTTGATGATGAAAAAAAAGAAGAAGAAAAAAAAGAAGATTTTTTCTTTGATGAAGAAGATGAAATAAAAACTGTTTTTAAAAAAGAAGTCAAAATTTCAGATGAAGATGATTCAGAAGAAATACCACCACAAGAAAAAGAAGAATATAAAGTTCAATCACAAATAATTAATGATGAAATTCAAGGTATTGTCCCAAAAGATATTTCAAATGAAATGCGAACATCTTTTTTAGAATATGCAATGTCTGTTATTGTATCGAGAGCTCTCCCTGATGCTCGTGATGGATTAAAACCTGTTCACAGAAGAATTTTATATGGAATGAGTGAACTAGGTATTACAAATTCAGTTGCTCATAAAAAATCAGCAAGAATTGTTGGTGATGTTTTAGGTAAATATCACCCACATGGTGATTCTTCTGTTTATGATTCTATGGTAAGAATGGCGCAAGACTTTTCACTTAGATATCCACTAATAGATGGTCATGGTAATTTTGGATCAATTGATGGTGATGAAGCAGCAGCTATGAGATATACAGAAGCTAGAATGTCTAAAATAGCTATGTTAATGGTTGAGGGTATTAAAAAGAATACTGTTGACTTTACACCTAATTATGATGGTTCAGAAGTTGAACCGGTTATTTTACCGGCTAAATTTCCTAATTTACTTGTTTCAGGAGTTTCAGGTATTGCTGTTGGTATGGCTACAACAATACCTCCTCACAATTTAACTGAAGTAATTGATGCTCTAATTGCATTAGCTAAAAATCCTAAAATTAATATTTTAGAATTAACAAACTATATTAAAGGGCCTGACTTTCCAACAGGTGCTACAATTTTAGGGAAAAGTGGTATTTTAAAAGCTTATGAAACTGGGCGTGGTAGTTTTTACTTAAGATCTAAGGTGAAAATTGAACAACTCAAAAATGGAAAAAGTAAAATAATTGTTTATGAAATTCCTTATGAAGTTAAAAAACCTATGTTAATTGAAAAAATTGCTCAATTAATCAAAGAGAAAAAGCTTGATGGGATTAGTGATATAAGAGATGAGACATCACGAGAAGGTATAAGAGTTGTAATTGAAATTAAAAAAGGTTTTATTCCTGAAGTTGTGCTAAACAATTTATATAAACAAACTTCATTGCAAATTAGTTATTCATTAAATATGATTGCCTTGGTTAAAGGCGAACCTAAGTTATTGAATTTAAAACAAATATTAGAGGTTTATCTTGAGCATCAAATTGATGTATTTACAAGAAGACTTCAATTTGACTTAAACAAAGCAGAGGAAAGAATTCATATTTTAGAAGGTCTCAAAATTGCTATTGAAAATATTGATGAAGTTATCAAAATTATTAGAGGTTCAAAATCTGATGCCGATGCTCAAGAAAAATTGGCAAAAACTTTTAAATTAAGTGCAATTCAAACAAAAGCAATTATTGATATGAGATTAAGCAGATTAACTGGTTTAGCAATTGAAAAGTTAATTTCTGAAATGAACGAATTGTATGCAAAAATAAAGAACTTAAAAGAGATTTTAGGTTCTAAAGATAAATTAATTGAATTAATTATTAGTGAATTAGAAGAAGTTAAAAACAATTTTGGAGATGCAAGAAGAACTGAGATCAACAGTTATGAACTAGGTGAAATCCAAGATGAAGATTTAATACCTTCAGAAGAAGTTGTTTTAACTTTAACAAACAATGGTTATGTAAAAAGAATAAATTTAGATGAATATCGAATTCAAAATCGTGGTGGTGTTGGTTCTAATACAGCTACAACATACCAAGATGATAACTTGAGTTCTTTACTTATAACTAATACCCACACTGATTTATTAATTTTTACCTCAAAGGCTAAAGTTTATAAAATAAGAACACACAAAGTCCCTGAACAAAGTAAACAGTCAAAAGGTATGCCATTTGTTAATTTAATAAATATTGAAAAAGATGAAAAAGTTGTTTCAATGTTATCTATTAGTGAATACAAAAAAAATCAATCATTAATCACTGTAACTAAAAAAGGGATTATTAAAAAAACATCACTCGAACACTATACATCAATTAATTCAAAAGGTAAAATTGCTCTTAAATTATTTGAAAATGATGAGTTAACAAAAGTCTTTATTGCAGATGAAGAAGATGAAATTTTAGTAGCTGCATCAAATAATAAAGTTGTCCGTTTTGATAATTCTTCACTAAGAAGTTATTCAAGAAATTCTGCTGGAGTTAAAGCTATTGTTTTAGCTGAAAATGAATATGTTATAGGAGCAGCAACATCTTCAGAAGGTAAATACATTTTAGCTTTAGGTGACCTTGGTTTTGGAAAAATGACGGCTATTGAAGACTATAGAAAAACTTCAAGAAATGCAAAGGGTGTAAACACAATTAATGCAGCAAAAGCTGGACAATTAGTGTATTTTGCTGCTGTAAATGGTGATGAAGATATTTTGATTTTAACTAAAAAAGGAATAGCTTTAAGACTAAATCTAAAACAAATTAATGAAAGTTCAAGAAATACAAAAGGTGTTAAAGTTATTACCTTGAAAAATAACGATAAAATTAGATCAATTGCAAAAATTTCTTCTGAAAATGAAATAAATTAA
- the proS gene encoding proline--tRNA ligase codes for MKKLDKITPISENFARWYVDVIKNGELIEYGPIKGTIIFKPNAFEIWENIKTILDIQFKKKGIRNVYLPTLIPDFFIKTEKEHIKGFAPELVTVTHVGEKKLHDKLYIRPTSEVLFADLFKRSINSYKDLPILYNQWTSVMRWEKTTNPFLRNTEFLWHEGHTIHSNAADSRKFAKDMLWLYKRFFKQYLAIPVIVGKKTNREKFAGAFSTYTLEAMMKDGKALQSATSHYLAQNFSKSFKIRFKNDQNEDEFGYQTSFGLSTRIIGALIMTHGDDYGLIIPPKVAPIQVDILEFFSDKSPKIAKTTNFLEKKLSKKFRVRVDKSDEQPGFKSARSEIRGVPLRIDIGPKDVENDEVTLVRRDTHVKTKVKITDVKKVVFETLEKIQKDLYENAKKRLYENIVIVKDYETFKEKIAENHFVLAPFSGDDHEEARIQEETGATARCIPSKFYDKSQESFCMITKKPTRRFVIFAKSY; via the coding sequence ATGAAAAAGTTAGATAAAATTACACCTATAAGTGAAAATTTCGCGAGGTGATATGTAGATGTTATTAAAAATGGAGAGTTAATTGAATATGGTCCAATTAAAGGAACTATAATTTTCAAACCTAATGCTTTTGAAATATGAGAGAATATCAAAACTATTTTAGATATTCAATTTAAGAAAAAAGGTATTAGAAATGTTTATCTTCCAACATTAATTCCTGATTTTTTTATCAAAACTGAAAAAGAGCATATAAAAGGTTTTGCACCTGAATTAGTTACAGTTACTCATGTTGGAGAAAAAAAACTTCATGATAAATTATATATTAGACCAACAAGTGAAGTTTTATTTGCTGACTTATTTAAAAGAAGTATTAATTCATATAAAGATTTACCGATTTTATATAATCAATGAACTTCTGTGATGCGTTGAGAAAAAACAACAAATCCTTTTTTAAGAAATACTGAATTTTTGTGACATGAAGGACATACAATTCACTCTAATGCAGCAGATTCTCGAAAATTTGCGAAAGATATGCTATGATTATATAAAAGATTTTTCAAACAATATTTAGCTATACCAGTTATTGTTGGAAAAAAAACTAATAGAGAAAAATTTGCTGGAGCTTTTTCAACTTATACATTAGAAGCAATGATGAAAGATGGAAAAGCACTTCAATCAGCTACATCACATTATTTAGCGCAAAATTTTTCCAAAAGTTTTAAAATTCGCTTTAAAAATGATCAAAATGAAGATGAATTTGGTTATCAAACTTCATTTGGACTTTCTACAAGAATAATTGGAGCCCTTATTATGACACATGGTGATGACTATGGATTGATAATTCCACCAAAAGTTGCTCCTATCCAAGTTGATATTTTAGAATTTTTTAGTGATAAATCACCTAAAATTGCTAAAACAACTAATTTTTTAGAAAAAAAATTATCTAAAAAATTTAGAGTAAGAGTAGATAAAAGTGATGAACAACCAGGTTTCAAATCTGCAAGGTCTGAAATTAGAGGTGTGCCACTAAGAATTGATATAGGACCTAAAGATGTAGAAAATGATGAGGTAACTCTTGTAAGAAGAGATACACATGTTAAAACAAAAGTTAAAATTACAGATGTTAAAAAAGTAGTTTTTGAAACACTTGAAAAAATTCAAAAAGATTTATATGAAAATGCTAAAAAAAGATTGTATGAAAACATTGTTATTGTCAAAGACTATGAAACATTTAAAGAAAAAATTGCTGAAAATCATTTTGTTTTAGCTCCTTTTAGTGGTGATGATCATGAGGAAGCTAGAATTCAAGAAGAAACAGGCGCAACAGCTAGATGTATACCATCCAAATTTTATGACAAATCACAAGAAAGCTTTTGTATGATCACTAAAAAACCAACAAGAAGATTTGTTATCTTTGCTAAATCTTATTAA
- the tsaE gene encoding tRNA (adenosine(37)-N6)-threonylcarbamoyltransferase complex ATPase subunit type 1 TsaE, whose protein sequence is MEQELKFIFSLNEINKIVNQIFKFDWQFLLLSGELGVGKTTLVKEIAKKLNIKETVNSPTFNLMKVYDNLIHIDAYKLSGDLEEFEDFFDDKKVIIEWAENIILNTEAKIIKLEILFTDNLDKRIYKIKKVN, encoded by the coding sequence ATGGAACAAGAATTAAAATTTATTTTTTCACTAAATGAAATTAATAAAATTGTTAATCAAATATTTAAATTTGATTGACAATTTTTATTATTGTCTGGCGAGTTAGGAGTAGGTAAAACTACATTAGTAAAAGAAATAGCAAAAAAATTAAATATTAAAGAAACAGTTAACTCTCCTACTTTTAATTTAATGAAAGTTTATGATAATTTAATACATATTGATGCATATAAATTGAGTGGTGATCTTGAAGAATTTGAAGACTTTTTTGATGATAAAAAAGTTATTATTGAATGGGCAGAAAATATAATTTTAAATACAGAAGCAAAAATTATAAAACTAGAAATTTTGTTTACTGATAATTTAGACAAACGAATATATAAAATTAAAAAGGTTAATTAA
- the tsaB gene encoding tRNA (adenosine(37)-N6)-threonylcarbamoyltransferase complex dimerization subunit type 1 TsaB: MNIFIDTCHEDLVIALYNHDLKLKSYKIKEKLKQKAEILPKLFEEFLYENDLKTKDIQNFYINLGPGTFTGVRIALVFVRTIAQVTNANVFTTNSFNLISFGNELKQNYFIDAKGKTAYKAIAQNGKILSNIEVVSKEVVNSFDYLFIINNFLKLVNKNVFEHQKNLLKIQPLYVKKMQIGSTTK, translated from the coding sequence ATGAATATTTTTATTGATACATGTCATGAAGATTTAGTTATTGCTTTGTACAATCATGATCTAAAATTAAAAAGTTATAAAATTAAAGAAAAACTAAAGCAAAAAGCGGAAATTTTACCAAAATTATTTGAAGAATTTTTATATGAAAATGATTTAAAAACTAAAGATATTCAAAATTTTTATATAAATTTAGGCCCTGGGACATTTACAGGTGTAAGAATAGCTCTGGTTTTTGTGAGAACAATTGCTCAAGTTACAAATGCAAATGTTTTTACAACAAATAGTTTTAATTTAATATCTTTTGGTAATGAGTTAAAACAAAATTATTTTATTGATGCAAAAGGAAAAACAGCTTATAAAGCGATTGCTCAAAATGGTAAGATTTTGTCCAACATTGAAGTTGTTTCAAAAGAAGTTGTAAATAGTTTTGATTATTTATTTATAATCAACAATTTTTTAAAATTAGTTAACAAAAATGTTTTTGAACATCAAAAGAATTTATTAAAAATTCAACCATTATATGTAAAGAAAATGCAAATAGGAAGCACAACTAAATAA
- a CDS encoding DUF262 domain-containing protein — protein MKAYDSKIGEFINRKSFIIPAFQRYYVWEKENCETLWEDLCISVENKQPHYLGNIFYFFDNTNLPQEGTILIDGQQRIITLFLLLCALRDVSDDKSIENEINDLIFKKNYSDSSTTKELKIQIISSQNDELKNIAFSKNVHTKTNFYKNYLFFVSKLKNKKNEKQSNINEWFKKIFFQIQRMDIVEIRLENNNLNYIQTIFEKINFSGRPLANSDLIRNSLLSSTTIEEQNSLYNEYWSKLEDPNILGIEYLPDFLENFFLTKGYFNNKKTFLFFKEYTSQNNNRTEILKEFLEYSKYYKKILECNTKNKNINKYLKELKALKYSFLKPLLLLLFYKLNKPEDEKELANILNLFVLFLVRYRVCNSNKGGSKLTAFFTKDIILELSKNDIINKKEYIKNKILNWEEYPNDERFSFCLSNYSFLNQSDLAKILLNKIECWKYKDIDIPFDWTTLEHVLPQAIDNNWKKELGIIDKDHENKYDKLKYSLGNLVLLSQRQNSTASNNLFKDKKNMYINSSFSITRDLVKENTWNDAQIKKRTNELVHKAIKAIKIN, from the coding sequence ATGAAAGCATATGATAGTAAAATTGGTGAATTTATTAATCGTAAATCATTTATCATTCCAGCATTTCAAAGATACTATGTTTGAGAAAAAGAAAACTGTGAAACATTATGAGAAGATCTATGTATTTCGGTTGAAAATAAACAACCTCATTACTTAGGGAATATTTTTTATTTTTTTGATAACACTAATCTCCCTCAAGAGGGAACGATATTGATAGATGGTCAACAAAGAATTATTACTTTATTTCTATTATTATGTGCACTAAGAGATGTTTCGGATGATAAAAGCATTGAAAATGAAATAAATGATTTGATTTTCAAGAAAAATTACTCTGACTCATCTACTACAAAAGAGTTAAAAATTCAAATAATAAGCTCACAAAATGATGAATTAAAGAACATTGCTTTTTCAAAAAATGTTCATACAAAAACTAATTTTTATAAAAATTATTTATTTTTTGTCTCTAAATTAAAAAATAAAAAAAATGAAAAACAAAGCAATATTAATGAGTGATTTAAAAAAATATTTTTTCAAATTCAAAGAATGGATATTGTTGAAATAAGATTAGAAAATAATAATTTGAATTATATACAAACTATTTTTGAAAAAATTAATTTTTCTGGAAGACCGCTTGCAAATTCTGATTTAATAAGAAATTCACTTTTATCGTCAACAACAATAGAAGAACAAAATTCATTATACAATGAATATTGATCAAAACTTGAAGATCCAAATATTTTAGGTATTGAATATTTGCCTGATTTTTTGGAAAATTTCTTTTTGACAAAAGGTTATTTCAATAATAAAAAAACATTTTTGTTTTTTAAAGAATATACATCGCAAAACAATAATAGAACAGAAATATTAAAAGAGTTTTTAGAATATTCTAAATATTATAAAAAAATATTAGAATGTAATACTAAAAATAAAAATATTAATAAATATTTAAAAGAATTAAAAGCGTTGAAATACTCTTTTTTAAAACCATTATTATTATTGCTTTTTTATAAATTGAATAAACCTGAAGATGAAAAAGAACTTGCAAATATTTTAAATTTATTTGTATTATTTTTAGTTAGATATAGGGTATGTAATTCAAATAAAGGTGGTTCTAAATTAACTGCTTTTTTTACTAAAGACATTATTTTAGAGTTAAGCAAAAATGATATTATTAACAAAAAAGAATATATTAAAAACAAAATTTTAAATTGAGAAGAATATCCAAATGATGAAAGATTTAGTTTTTGTTTATCTAATTATAGTTTTTTAAACCAAAGTGATCTTGCAAAAATATTGTTAAATAAAATAGAATGTTGAAAGTATAAAGATATTGATATTCCTTTTGATTGAACAACATTAGAACATGTTTTACCCCAGGCAATTGATAATAATTGAAAAAAAGAATTAGGAATCATTGATAAAGATCATGAAAATAAATATGATAAATTAAAATATTCTTTAGGAAATTTAGTTTTATTATCACAAAGACAAAACTCCACCGCTTCTAATAATCTTTTCAAAGATAAAAAAAATATGTATATAAATAGTTCCTTTTCTATTACACGAGATCTTGTAAAAGAAAATACCTGAAATGATGCACAAATCAAAAAAAGAACAAATGAATTAGTCCATAAAGCTATTAAAGCAATAAAAATTAATTAA
- the rpsO gene encoding 30S ribosomal protein S15 — MVSKERKRELTIEFGGNEKNTGKIEVQIAILTEDIEKLKPHFIENKKDKHSKRGFIAKVNKRKKLLSYLKEKDFDSYKATIEKLGIRK, encoded by the coding sequence ATGGTATCAAAAGAACGTAAAAGAGAACTTACAATTGAATTTGGTGGAAATGAAAAAAACACAGGTAAAATTGAAGTTCAAATTGCTATTTTAACTGAAGATATTGAAAAATTAAAACCGCATTTTATTGAAAATAAAAAAGATAAACATTCAAAACGTGGTTTCATTGCTAAAGTTAACAAACGTAAAAAACTTTTAAGTTATTTAAAAGAAAAAGACTTTGATTCTTACAAAGCAACTATTGAAAAACTTGGTATTAGAAAATAG
- the efp gene encoding elongation factor P, with protein sequence MINVNDFKPGITFQENNDIFIVLESQHSKQGRGQATVKAKVKNLRTGAVTNKSFTGGTKIAKAHIEKVGMNYLFNDGTGIVLMDENTFEQVTIPNKNVEWEMNFLKDGQKVIVRKFKEEILDIELPINIELKVIEAPEAVRGNTATNPHKKIKLETGFETDAPMFIKEGETIIVSTETGKYVGRANK encoded by the coding sequence ATGATTAATGTAAATGACTTTAAGCCAGGGATAACTTTTCAAGAAAATAATGATATTTTTATAGTTTTGGAATCTCAACACTCTAAACAAGGGAGAGGCCAAGCGACTGTGAAAGCTAAAGTTAAAAATTTAAGAACTGGAGCAGTTACTAACAAATCTTTTACTGGGGGTACAAAAATAGCAAAAGCACATATCGAAAAAGTAGGAATGAACTACCTTTTCAATGATGGAACAGGAATTGTTTTGATGGATGAAAATACTTTTGAACAAGTAACTATTCCAAATAAAAATGTTGAGTGAGAAATGAACTTTTTAAAAGATGGTCAAAAAGTTATAGTTAGAAAATTCAAAGAGGAAATTTTGGATATTGAATTGCCAATCAATATTGAATTAAAAGTAATAGAGGCACCAGAAGCTGTGAGAGGAAACACAGCAACAAACCCACATAAAAAAATAAAATTAGAGACTGGCTTTGAGACAGATGCCCCAATGTTTATTAAAGAGGGTGAAACTATTATTGTCTCAACAGAAACAGGTAAATACGTAGGTAGAGCAAACAAATAA
- a CDS encoding MMB_0454 family protein, whose amino-acid sequence MLDYVFVNYGLNGSYLVHKEAFIQAINIVFKKNKKILLDSEIEILFNNENSNVIINASYLILSESENFSQITNFLLNSIKEVVKFLIGVEPDNICLRYNGTKKNNLNYKKR is encoded by the coding sequence ATGTTAGATTACGTTTTTGTAAATTATGGCCTTAACGGTTCTTATCTAGTTCATAAAGAAGCTTTTATTCAAGCGATAAATATTGTGTTTAAGAAAAACAAAAAAATATTGCTTGATAGTGAAATTGAAATTTTATTTAACAATGAAAATTCAAATGTTATAATTAATGCTTCTTATTTAATTTTGTCTGAAAGTGAAAATTTCAGCCAAATTACTAACTTCTTGTTAAATTCAATAAAAGAAGTGGTAAAATTTTTAATAGGTGTAGAACCTGATAATATTTGTCTCCGTTACAATGGAACTAAAAAAAATAATTTAAATTATAAAAAGAGGTAA